The DNA segment GTTGGCCACGCAACCGGCTTAGTCTCTATCCTGAACCAGTCACCTGTACTGCACGTTGTTTAACGGCAGAGAGGGTGTGGAGCATGGTCACTCTGGGAAGGTGCACATCCCACTCCTCAGACACCAGGGAGCCTGGCTAAGCCCTCACTCCCTCAGGGCTCCGGGGGGGGGCTGGGGATAGCGTCAGTGGTAAGCTGAGATCGTCCGCGTTTCCGTGTCTTACAGATCAGGTTTCTTCATCCTAATTCTCACCTAAATTTAAATATTCCAAGAAGAGCACTTCACCATCTCTATCATGACTCCAGAGCTCTACTGAGCATGCGGATCCAAGCTGCCTCTGAGGAATTCACTTATTTCTCAGGCGGACACAAGGATCTGAGCTAACGTTTTTCCAGGTGATTCAATGCTTACAGGACGCGGCGCAAATTGTGTATTAAACTTCTACAGTCTGTTAAAGTAACTCCACCTTGAAAAGGATGACCTCGACCTAGGAAGTAGAAAGCTATCTGTTTGAACTTGGATCGGGAACAGCTGGAGAAGTCAATCAGCTGGGACCGCACACGTGACTAACAAGGCACTAAAACACTCACCGAATTTTCAAGTAGCCGCTGATTTGGGTGGTGAGGCGACCCTAGGGGCCAAATCCGGGCCAGTTACACGGTGCGGACAACTCTGTTTTTGTTCCTATTCTATCATGTGGCATCCGCTACGCCAACTCTGAAGTAACCACAGGATTACAGAACCTGCTGATTGGCGGTGTCCTCCAGGATGCTCCCTGCTGGCTCACCTTGGCCCTCACACATGAAGGAACCAGGTGGCTCTCCTATGAGCAAAGTTTATAATTCAAGTGTGCTGCCGACAGTCTAGTCTTCTGAACCAGAGATGTGGGAAAGGACAGAGGAGCTTATGAACTTGAGTGTACCGGCAgggtaacttttaaaatactaaacTAAATTTGACTCATGAGTGGCTGGTACATCATCTTGTGCTGGTATAAAAAGCTGTTAGTTGCTATGAACCGGACTGTATAAAACAGTAAAactgcaggactcaatcccacaaactgagagaagaATATACGTGTGTTATGATCTCACATAACCTAAAGTATGAACTTCTGCAGACACTGAACGTAAAAATAAGCAGTCCTTGACCTAAAGAAGCCAAATCTTCTCTAGATCCTTCCACTTCggctttaaattttattccacAGAACAATTACAtggtccttggggcgcctgggcggctcagtcggttgagcatccaacttcagctcaggtcacgatctcgctgttagtgagttcgagtcccgcagaggctctgcgctgacagctcgaagcctggagctgcttcagattctgtgtgtgtgtctctctctctctgccctcccccgctccacACACCTCCCCACCGCCACTGGCTTTGTGCATGAGCCCATGACTtgctctttcccaaaaataaataaacttgaaaaaaattccatggCCCTTCATTTGCAGGAACTCTGACATGAATGCcaagtctttattttgagacatggGATTTGTGAGTTGGAaagcacacacgtgcacgcaaaCACGTCTCATTTGTTGGCAAAGCCACCCCAAGAACCAAGAAAACCAAGGCAAGCATTACGACTTCTGCTTACGGTTAATAGTTACTTGCTTCGATTTGGGGGACAGTTTAGTCTAATTCAAACATACActtatatgcttaaaaaaaatggcagaaatctTACAACACagttgataaaataaatttctgaatgTGGTGGGGGAGAAAAGGATTATGTTGGCATTCAGCACCTTGCTTTGCTGTTTAACATTCCCTCCCAACCAAAATACTGCAGGCACAAAACacaggataaaaaccacatgagtAACCACTTACCTTATCTGACTCACTGATACAGTGAAGATCTGCAGAAAATCCATGCACAAATGCTTTTTCACAGATCTCCTCTGCTATGGCTTTTGCTTGTCCCTGCTGCGTAGCATAGAGCAGCAAAAACCTCCTCATCACTTTGAGGCATATGCTTCACCTGTAAcaattacactaaaaaaaaaaaaaagaaaaacaaaaaaaggggattttctttttaattaagtagTACACCACAGGCATTAATTCTCCCTCACAATCTTTTTTAAGTCTCCACCAATATCCACACATACGAAAGAGACTTCTCTAGATCTGTTAGCATTAACTCAGTGAgtcttaaaaagagagaattcatTTAACCACGAGTAAAGCTTTAAGTTCAAGGCTCGGAAATCAGTTTCTGGGGTCAGGCTACTTGGGCTTGAATCCAGGGTCCATCATTCAAAACGAGAGAACTTCAGGCAAGCTTTTCAACTGATCTGTGCCTCAGCTCCCTCACCCTTACAATGGGGACAATTGTACCCACCTGACAAAGACGTGCTAGCTGCAAAGACGTGAACAACAGCTGAGACACGGCAGTGTTCACTAAgtcttagatatttttattttaaaaaaatgtaaagggtcgcctaggtggctcagtcggttaagtatctgacttcagctcaggtcacgatctcaccgtgcccaaggttgggctctgtgctgatggctcggagcctggagcccccgtttcagattctgtctccctctctgtctctgccgtgctctctcaaaaataaacaaatgttaaaaaaaaaaattaaaaataaaattccaatgaAAGTTGAGGATTCTGTTCCTACATGATCCTAATGCCGAATAAACTGATCAAAGTACTGAAGTTAATCTACATACTCTGCTTTATGGTTTAATTCAATATCAAACATGTGGGTGCACAGGTAGATACACTTACATAggtacaaagagaaaatatttccaatccACTCAAGCTAGTTTGTATGTTTTCCtggaaaaggaaaccaagagtACAATAAGGAACACTCACAGGCTCATCCAGTATCTAAAACTGGGGAATTGTTAACTTGTGGGGACAGATGTCACCAAATCAAATCTTGGCTCTTCCAGAATGAACCATCAGCAGGTTTATGCTCCTCTGACCAGTTACATCCAAGGATAAGTTAAGCCACgaaagacatgaaaagaattGGGTTAGATAACATGTCTAGAATCATGGGCTGTTTAGAATCATGGAATGTCCATAGGGAACATAGCCTGGTACAGAGCAGGTGCTCGATACATTGAACGAATGAACGCATAAGTACTGTAAGGATAATACACATTTGGACTCGGTGAGAATTGTGGGAATGCAGCGAGAGAGATGGAAATTGTCACCGCTTATCACTATAGCTTGGGCCCTCGAGCACTTCCTAGGCGCCGGGCACAGCCCCAGGCGCTGCAGAGGATGAACCTCTCCGGTCCACCAACACTTATAAAGCAGGTGCCGCGGCCCCGCGTTTCTCAGAGGCGGATCCCCGGCAACCACAGGCGCAGCAGGAGCAAGGGAGCCAGACCCCGCCTGCCGCCCGGGGCTGTGCTCCAAACATTCTCGAGTCCCCTCGCCCCCAGCCTAGAGAACAGAGACGCCCACGGGAGGGACCCACGCCGTGGGTCGACGCCGCCACGTGGGGCCGGCTCCCGGAAGGCGGCCGCAGTCCCCCGAGCACCGGCCTCCGGGCAGCCCGCCTTCCGCTCTCTGCCCTGCGGGGCCGAGCTCCTGACCCACCCGCGAGCGCCCAGCCCGGCCGGGGGAGGGACGTGGGGGCGCAGAAGCCGCTGCCCTTGCCCACCCTGGGGCGCGTCCCCCAGGCTCGAGCAGGACGGGTTGCTCACTTCGGAAACAGCCACCGCCAGGCGCTCACCTAAGGGTGACCGGCCGGAGACCCACGGGGAGAGCGGGCGCCTGCGCACTCTTGTCAGCGCCGGGGACCAATGAGCTCGGGAAGGAACTGTGCCAGTCACAGCGCTCCGGACGCGGGGCGTGGCCTCCCTCCCCGCGCATGCGCCCGCTGCCCGGCGCTTGGGAAGGCGCGTACGGAGGCCCACGAGGCTCCAGGGTCCTCGCCGCTGCACGACCTCCCGCGGTGTGAGCGCAGTAGATGTCCCAGCGTGGTAGGTGTCCCGGCCCGGCGTGCATGGGCCCGCGGCATAGCTGAGCTGTCGGTACTGCCCGGGCCCCTCCGCTGCTCTccagccgccgccgcctccctcccggtgctttATCGAAGGTCCCTAGACGTCGGGTTTGGGGCGCCCGGCGCGTGGGTTCCTTTCATGCCAAGGAGGACCGGGTCCCCGGGGCGCCCCGTCCCCTCTGGCGCGCGCACTCCTGTTCCCAAATCTCACACGGGGTGTTTAGATCTGGACGGACCGCCCACCTTCTTCCTTTACACGCCCTCCtcctttatcttcttttaaatcCTACATTTTCCCTCTTTGCCAAGCTAGATCCTTTTCTTCCTTACCACTGGCCAGGTCTTTACTCCGAGCAGAAACCAACGCCTCAGGGCTTCTTAAACGTGGTTTTGACCTTTGCTTTGCGTGGACCTATACgaattttggccattttaacCCGTTGCTCCTTTTGAGTCAGTTTAACCAAACGCAGTGCCTTCCGTCGACTCAACACGTAACATGTAGGAGGCGTGTTTCGGATCTGGACTGCCCGAGGGGAATCCCAGCACCGCCGCTTACTGTGTCCAGCTTGGAAGCTGGACAGAAAACCGAGGGCATCAGTTTCCTCGACTATAAAATGACACCAGAAGTACTTCATTCACTGAGCTGAGGGCTAAGCTCTAGGGGGCACAACAGTGCATAGAAACCATAGCGATTATCATCGTTGGGTGCCAGCCACGTTTCTAAGCTGTGGGATGCTGCGACTGATCTCGGGGTGCTTGTGTTTCAGTGGGAAACTTTTGTGTGTCGTTTCTTATGAGTACTCATCCTCAGTTTCAGAAGCATTCGTGTTGTTGAGCGAGTCACATTCTCAGTATGTTTGAccgtgttttctttattttctttagttagAAGTCAAGAGGAGTTGAGAATCTGATGGCATGGCTTTGATTACCTTGCGGAGGAACCTTTACCATTTATCCGATTTTCGGATACATGGAGCGCTGGCCGCTCTGAAAAATCACCCCGTAAACCATGTTCGCAAGACGGTCAAGGGGCATCTGTGTCCGTGGTTCCCTTCACTACAACCCGAGCCTTGCAGGGTCAGGTTCCATCATGCCTGTTGTAAAAAGTTCCACTCGGAAAACGGCGACGCCCTGCATCCACTTGGTGAGCCAGTGTTCTCTCAAGCACATGATTGGGCTGGGCCTGAACAAAATCCTGAAAGCCTGGATGAACAGATGTTTTACAGGAGACTCAACGACTTGGATTCCTCAGAAGACGTGTTACATTTTATAGGCACGCTGCAACCTTTGCCTGACAGCCTGGCAGCAGGAGCCTTGCAACGGATctgtgaagtagaaaaaaaagatggcagtCACAGGCTGCCAAAAGGAATACTAGAGAACGGTGTCTTTCAGGCTTTATGCGTTCGGTTTGAGCAGGAATCCCCGAGTCTGTCGGACGCTGCTTTGGTGACTGCTTTGCAAGCTCTGAGTCTGTTGTACGTGGGCCCTCAGAGTAACCTGTTACCAAACCTGGTGGCAGAAAGCCGCCATCGTGTCAACAGAGGTGGCCTGGAAGTCCGCAGTCTCTGTATCCTTGGGGAAAGTCTGATTAGACTGCAGGGTCCAGGCGGTGAGACACTAGAACTGATTATATATCAACTGCAAggggaaaaattggaaacatttgCCCCTGAGGATATTGTGGCCCTTTATAGAATACTGCAGGCATGTGCTGAAAAAGTGGACCGACACCAAGCGTTTCTAAACAAGATAAACAGCTTTTCCCTGTCGGTCGTTTCCAACTTGAGTCCCACGCTGATGAGTCAAATGCTCACTGCCCTAGTGGCTCTTGATCAAACTCAAGCACTTCCTCTGGTTATAAAATTGGGAAAATACGCTGTGAGGCATATCCCTCATTTTACTCATGAAGAGCTCAGAAAAGTCCTGGAGGCTTTCATATACTTTGGGCACAATGACCGATTTTTTACAACAGCCCTGGAGCGACATGTGGCCTCACTGTGTCTCACTTTGGATCCTGAGGTCATCAGCACAGTCATGGAGTACTGCGGTAGGAAACAGATTCTTTCAAAACCCATCTTCGATGCGGTGGCGGAAACTTTTGTTGGCCAGTCAGAGAAATTTTCACCTCGTCAGGTTTCCGAGTTAATTGAACCATTTGGAAAACTCAATTATTTGCCACCGAACGCCTCTGCTTTATTCAGAAAGCTAGAAAACCTGTTACTCACTCGTTTCGACTATTTTCCACCCAAAACGTTATTGAAAATTCTCCATTCGTGTTCACTCATCGAATGCCATCCGGTCAACTTTATGGCAAAAATATTCAGCCCTTATTTTCTTCAGCAGCTGCAAGGTGAGTTGGTTATAACTTCGAGAGTGGAAAAATTAACCCTTGAATGCGTGCGTGATGTGTTCAAGTCGCACATCTACCTCTTAGCCTGAGCCGTGCGGTGCCTTTGATTTCTCTTCCATAATAACCTAAAGAAGACATGTGAAGTTTCAGATGCCAGTGTAAATACGGAGTTAAAGAATGATGGAGCACTGCACAGAGAAAACCATTCCGGGTGCACAGACTGCTGAACTGAGTCTCGCGGGGACATGGTGTGGCATCGGTGATAGTCATGCCAATATGTCAGAAGCCACAACAGCAACTGTAGACTCCCCTGTTCAGAAAGGGTGTGGGTCATCTTCAAGGCCACCCAAATAACGTCAGATGTCTGTCTCCACTGCTAAAGGAAATTCTCACTAATTTTAACATATCTGTTGACTTTTCATTATAGCTTGAATTCCTCAGAAGTTCAAATGAGATAGCATTGGGGTACCTGGGgagctcattcagttgagcatccgactgttaacttcggctgaggtcatgatctcacggtttgtgagttcgaaccccgcatcgggctctgtgctgacagctcagagcctagagcctgctttggattctgtgtctccccctctctgcccctccccttctcatgctctctctctttttctcaaataaaacttaaaacaaaaaagtttaaatgagatGGCATTTGATGGCAAGCCAGAAGGCATGGTTAACTCTGACAAGTTCTTCCCCGagtgccatttattttatttatttaaaaaaaaattgtttaatgtttattcctgagacagagagagacagagcatgagtcggccaggggcagagagagagggaggcacagaatccgaagcaggctccaggctccgagccgtcagcacagagcccgatgcagactcgaacccacagaccgcgagatcatgacccgagccgacccgacgtcggacgctcaacggactgagccacccagacgcccctcccaAGTGCCATTTAATAGTACATTACTTCCAGAGTGATTAGTGTACATCGTCCATTTGTGATGTTCCTTCACAAACCAAATTCAAACTTACCTACAACTGGAATGCTTCTTGTTTCAGGGGAAGAATCGTCCGTGGACAGACTGAGCCTCGCACAGCTGACCCAACTGTTCCTAACCTCAGTGCTAGAATGCCCTTTCTATAAGGTAAAAGCAGGGGTCCTCTTAACCTTATTTCCCTGTGGGGGCGGCTttcttttgtgtctccctccccatcttttaagtttttcctcttttgatCTGTCTCAGTAACCTCATCAGAAAGCAGAGCTTTCATTCACTCCAACTTACTTTCCCACTAGGTAGCCTTCCCTTTGATAAATTGGCCCAGTACCTGTTCTCTTGTGTTGGAAGTACCCATTTCCAGTTGCGTAAGGTTTCTTGGAAGGGTCTGTGGGGTGCTGCCGGCACATGAGTCAGAGCGTCCTGGATGCGCTCTGAGGGCCTTGAAGGGCTTGCACTCCCCACAGCTGTTAGATAGTAAATGGGAATCCCTCGTTCGGTTAGGCCTGAGCAAATCCTAAACTGTGTCAAGTACATTTCTACGCCAAGCCAGAAGTCTCACTCTCACCTGATAGGTGGAGTTGGTGCTTCCTGTCTAGTACCCCAGAGATTTGTTCTTGTAACTTAATCCAGCACCTTGGTTAAGATCACACATGGCCTCTCCAGACTTGCTCATCCCTCCCTTGACTGAATCACATTTAAGACTAGCtcattttcagggcgcctgggtggctcagtcggttgagcatccgactcttgattttggttcaggtcatgatctcccagtttgtgagttcgagccccacattatcgggctctgcgctgacagcgtgaaacctgcttgggattctctctctccaccccactaCTGCTCATGagcacaggctctctctctctcaaactaaacattaaaaaacaacaacaacaaaaaagctcaTTTCAGATTAAGAAGGAAGAATAGAAAGGCactcctattttcttctttaaaacagCTTCAAcagggactcctggctggctcagtcagtagagcataggactcttgatctcagggttgtgagttcaagccccatgttgggcgtggaccctacttaaaaaaacaaaacagctttaaCAGTAGTAAGGCACAGAAAAGTAAATGCTACTTACCTCAGCTTCCTTCCATCCCTGAAGGAGTGGTGTTA comes from the Prionailurus bengalensis isolate Pbe53 chromosome A1, Fcat_Pben_1.1_paternal_pri, whole genome shotgun sequence genome and includes:
- the FASTKD3 gene encoding FAST kinase domain-containing protein 3, mitochondrial is translated as MALITLRRNLYHLSDFRIHGALAALKNHPVNHVRKTVKGHLCPWFPSLQPEPCRVRFHHACCKKFHSENGDALHPLGEPVFSQAHDWAGPEQNPESLDEQMFYRRLNDLDSSEDVLHFIGTLQPLPDSLAAGALQRICEVEKKDGSHRLPKGILENGVFQALCVRFEQESPSLSDAALVTALQALSLLYVGPQSNLLPNLVAESRHRVNRGGLEVRSLCILGESLIRLQGPGGETLELIIYQLQGEKLETFAPEDIVALYRILQACAEKVDRHQAFLNKINSFSLSVVSNLSPTLMSQMLTALVALDQTQALPLVIKLGKYAVRHIPHFTHEELRKVLEAFIYFGHNDRFFTTALERHVASLCLTLDPEVISTVMEYCGRKQILSKPIFDAVAETFVGQSEKFSPRQVSELIEPFGKLNYLPPNASALFRKLENLLLTRFDYFPPKTLLKILHSCSLIECHPVNFMAKIFSPYFLQQLQGEESSVDRLSLAQLTQLFLTSVLECPFYKGRKLLPKYQVRSFLTPCCSLETPMDFQLYKSVRIGLIDLLGARMYFASKVLTPYCYTIDVEIKLDEEGLVLPFTIDEDVHKRLALCIDDPKRFSLNSRHLLGKEAIKQRHLRLLGYQVVQIPYYEIEMLKSRVELVEYLQRKLFPHNVGVRW